From the genome of Dermacentor andersoni chromosome 3, qqDerAnde1_hic_scaffold, whole genome shotgun sequence:
CTTACCTAGAAAATTGGTTTCTCCGAGGAGCCAGATCAGAGTGCTAGCTCACTGCAGGACATATAAAGCAAACATTTAAAGAGTAAAAGGACGCATACCATTACTGGAAGGAAACCGCCAGGAAGAACAGTTGTGACAATGGGCCTATGATAGTAAGCGTTAGGGTTTTAAGCCCCTTAAAACATTCCTGACTGCAAATCTGAAACGTAAAGTAAGCAATGCTGCGCCTCGATATATGAAAATGGACGCCGTCTTTTTCAGCACCTACTTCGGACTGCTTGACAGGGGTAACGCTGTCGGCAGGATCTCCAGGCTTGTCGATTTTCCCCACTGCCGAAGCAGACTTTAGCGCAGCCATTGTGAACGCCGCGCAGATCTTAAGGTTCGGCAATGTTTTTGTCGCGTTCTCTATGGTATCattctgaaaaagaaagagaaatcatCGCTTACCCGCTGTTTGAAATCAGAAGACGCTGCCGTCTCCATTAAGCCTCAATACTTTCAAGATTCTTCTGCACATCGACGCGGTTCTACAAGTGTGAGAGGTAGCAAATAACGGGCATTCTTTGTATACGACTTTCGCCGATGCTACCGCATACCTGTGTGTTCATCTTCTGTAAGCGCTCATTTTCTATACGCCAGAGTGCCAAGAATAAAAAGAGACTCCGATTGCTGCAGCAAGTACCGCCACTCTCGAAGAAAGCTTGGTGCTAACTCAATACCGTATTATTCCTTAAGACTGTGTGGCACCCCTTATAAGAACCTAGCAGGTTGCGTAGAATCCAAATAGTCCCGTAAAACCATGTAGGATCcgacgtgaagtttgtagatcaCGATTTTTCCAGCTCAAACAGCGAGCACATTTTGGAACGCAGGGTTCTAATCGCGACAGAAACAAGGTAAGCAATTTCTGTTATTCTGGATTATATTAAACATGTCACCTGGAACGAGGATGAATTGCGTCTCCATATTTCGCGAACACGCAAGTAATTAATAAGGCTGAGTTTTTTGGAAACCTTTTTCTGTGCAAAGTAGTTTAAGAAATTGTGCCTGAGTGCGCATTGCACCAGACAGTCTCGGACCGAAGAGAGCTAGCCCCGAAAGCGCAGCTTACAAGCTCAGGGAACGAGATGAAACATGCTTGCACAAACATTTGCTTTCGTTGTTTTTCGTCTGTGTTCCTTCGCAAGGCCAGTCTTGACATGCCAACCTCTTCAATCCCGACTGCCGATCGCGGAACAAAATAGGTAATAGGATCAGTGCAAAAGCGCCTCGTTACTGTATTTAAAAAAGAAGGCCCTATGTACTTGTGCGTGACATGGATTACGAGAATAAATTCCGAAGCAGGAGGCTTTTTCTACATGCCTTTGAAAATGTTCCATGAATGTTAGAAATAAAGTGAGACCATTTCTTCGAATCCTTCATGCCCTGTTTTCTGTCAGGAGAGAAACCACAGTTGATGTTCACATGAGCATTGTTCGAATCAGCTAATTATTGCTCATGCCGAGGCTTGGTAAAATTGTTCCCAAGTAAGCTACAGACGAGACGTGGACATCCTCTGTGTCTACGAAACGGAAACGTGCAACGAGATTCACATTCACAGTAATATTAGCTGTCAGCTCCCTTCAAGCTCCCCAGTGACAGCCAAACGCATCCGAAAGCTAGTCGGCAGGTTCGCTATGAAGTTGAGTATCGGCTCACAAATTTCACGCTGCAGGCATCGCGCTTAACATTGCATACGTGTACTCACGATGTGGCGAAATGGATTTGCCAGGGTTGCGACTTTGAGGTGCTCCAGGCTGTCTTTATGCACGGCAGGTGGGAGAACGACTAGCACTGTGAAATACCTCTGCCTGCATCGAAAATCAGAGAAAGGTCGTTCGCGAACTGTTAAACTTGCAATTTGCAAAGTGCAAATGTGCAACTTATGTAGACAAATAAGTATAAAACCACAACACTCAACGTGGTTGATCACTTCTTTTTCACAGCATTGGTGCACGCAAGCTGGCCCAAGGAAATAAATGCAAGTGCAAGAGATGTGTCACTTACATGTCGGTGGTGATCTTGGGAATGTCAGCTGCTTGAACCTCCATGTACACGGTGCCCGTTACGCTTGCGAATAGGTCCTGTAACAAGAAATAACATCGGTGCCTAGGGCAAAAACTTCAAAACATAACGCGTCAGTGCACATGTAAGACTAGCAAATTGTTCATTTAGGTGCCTGAACCTTTTCCGCCCTCAAAACAACGGTGGAAGAAAAGTGTCACCTATTTCATCTGTCACATCGTGACATCAGCCTAAGGTAAATGAGAACGTTCTACACTGTTTCTTACGTGGCCGCAAAACGAGCAAGTGAATTGAATATGGTGCTTGTGGAAGCACCGTAAGAACTCGCGCATAATACTAGTGCTTCTGATCCGTGACTTCATCATTCCAAATTTGTCCTTTGTATTGTATATGAACTCAAAAAATTTTCACCCCAAATCTACAGTTCCGGTTGATTTGTCATGGTTATTACGCCATGGCGCTATTTAGCTCGAAGAAGCCGAAGCAGAGTTTCCATGGGATGACATCCATGAGAAAGgactcctctctttttttttttttgacagtaaATTCCCTAAGGACGACAACCAAGGCATGGATCGCCAataaaaatgttttcagcagGTCTTTGTTGTGCTGCTCTCGCCACTTCTTCTGTCCTTAAATTTATGGTTTGCTTAAATGTACCTCACTCGTGTTCAGCGGGAAATAAAAGTTTCCTGGATACTTTTTCTTGGCTAATATCTCTTCGTAATATATTCGGGTCCGTACTATGCGCGAGGTTTTACGGTACTCCAACATATGATATGCACAAAGTTGGGACATCACATTTTGCATAAACGAGCGATATACATGTATGCCATGCGTTGTAGGAAATGCGTTCGAACTTCCTTGAAAATAGAGAAAATGAGATAAGCAAACGGCAGTCATACATTTCAAAACATGTCTCAATGTAGTAATTGGTCAAGCAATTATGCAAATTAAACTGAGTAAATTTTAAATGAAGCGACTGAGATCGCAGCTTCATATAAGAACTCTCGTTTGGTATTGGCCCACCTCTGAGGCCCAAGCAGTCACGTCCCTCATGGGTGTTTGCTATGGGCATGACAGTTGCGCTCTTCAGCTAATCAGTTCCGCTTTTCTGCGTGAAATCAGTCGGACTTCATTAGGCTGTGACAATTAGCGGCATCTGCCTTTTGCATTTCTCGAAACGGTTATCAGCTGTTCGGTAACGCGCATCAAGTCTTCCATTGTGAGCAATCCCATGGCTATTTCGGTTTAAAGATGTGTACTCTAATTTTCGCCATTACTTATCTAATTAAATGCATTGAGTGATTTTCAAATGTAATACTCTGTGTCCAAAGCAAtgtagaggagatgctttagtTATCTCATGATCcttagtttgaaaaaaaaaaatgtcgaatgCATTTCGTGAAAcattcagtattaacgaactcaAGACCTAACCGTTATCCTGTAGAGGAATTGAATGCAGGACCTGGTACACAGCCATAGAGACGGTATACACAGAGCGAGTAACTGCCAGCGCTTCTTGCACCGCCAGTCAAATCTTGGGACATCGAGTCATTGTACTGTGGTATACGATGAAAGCAGGGCCCTTTGTAACGCATTATGACTGAATTTTATCCAAGAGCGATCGCCCAGCGCGCTCcagtggtgcaaaaaaaaaaaaaaaacggcggctGCCATGTGATTCAGTTGTTACGTTTGAATTGCTGAACACTACAGACGCTATTTGTTGTCCCAGAAAACGAATCGCAATCCCACTTGGTCAAATTTTGCTCTTTCACTTGACGTCTTTAGGTCTGGAGGAACTGTTTGGTCATTCTGACCCACCAGCATCGCCTGTCGACAGAAGTTGTCACTGCGATTCATCGACACTCCTCGGCAATTTGCGAGAAGCGTAGCGTCGTCTTCAGTCGAGACACCAAGCTGTGCTAAACTCGGGATAAGTGGAAAAGCAGCTTTAATTCGAGGATCATTTGCGAAGACGGGGATCAGTCATGTATTACTTGGAATCCAATCATTAAGAAAAGTAGGCACGCATGTTGCATTTAAGGTGCGATCGACTGTTAAAGGAGACATTTTGTACAGCACGGTCGAACTCTGGCAAGTGCACAATTTGTTGCCGTTTGCAGCAGATGACTTTTGGTTTGTAGTGTTTGCACCTTCCTACAGAGCCCTCCATTGCATTGATGTAGCTTCGACCAGCACTTGCCGCTAGGGTGACAGCAATGTGAGAGacgcgtatttatttatttatttatttatttattgacctttatttccttcttttgtaACATAAAGGTTGCACATAAAAAATGTGTCTCTTCGCTTTAACTGTCGACCGTACTGTGCTCTACTAACGCAAGCGAATACTCACGTCAAGAAAGTTTATGGCATCGCTGACAGTCCATCCTGCCCGAAGCCTCAGGTAGAATCCCATTAAATTGAGAACGTCGTTGTTCACCGCATCGATGAGATTTGAATCGGGACAGTACCCAGACGCGTGGATCTCTCCTTGGTGGGCATTCAGAACCCCAGAGTGGGTTCCGTAGGACTCGGTTAGGAAAGTGTCCACGGCTGCTAGACCAGCTAAAATTGGGGAAACAGAAAATTCATAGGCGTCGTGTCGATATACCGCGCCTTCTGGTTTTTCTCCCGAAAGCTACTGAATTGACAACAAGTCAACGCATATAATATATACTGCAACGGGTATAGCGAATATTTACAACAATACAATCATATACGAGGTTACACCAGCAACAAGTAGTAGTGACGGACACGAGCCCCTCGAGTGCCGCTGGAAACTTCGTTGCTGTCGTCATCGTATGAAACGACGATGACAGGTAAGTTGGCTTTAGCAGCCGTagaccaatgaataatgacacattgttaGTGCGAATTCGTTCAGTACTAAACATTCAATTGTACGCTAAACCGAAGTTCTTGTTCTTGGGTAGgcggcgcatgcgcagagcgtGCCCACGTAGCACGCAATCCTCCTGTCGCCGACGACCGTACCAGCGATTGAGCGACGAAGACGTAATCCGAAGCGACATAAGTTACGTGCGACCCAGTGACGCAGGCCAACCACCGACGACAAAAACCGGACGTTTCGCCATTACAGACCCTACATCGCCAATATGATCCCATTTGGAGGAAACTTTATGCGTCCGACCACGCAAAGCGCGTCGGCctccaccaccatcatcatcatcataaccgtCATCATCCTCATAACCATCATcatccccatcatcatcatcagcagcagcagcatcatcatcatcctcatcatcatgcACTtttgcccactgcaggacaaatgcTTCCTTGCGACCTCCAATTAACACCGTCCTGCGCCAACCCATTCCAACTGgagcctgcgaatttcttaatttcagtCGGCCTCCTTGATATCTCCTGAAAAGCACATTTGGTTATTTTGGTGACAACTTTTCCACGACGATCATGTACGTCCTGCATGCAGGAAATGTGTGATTTGGTGGACGTCTGGACTCCGGATCCCACCTCCTATTCAGCGGCCTGCAAATCACCAAATGGTCTGCCGATCAAGACACGAATCTTCCCTGTGCATGTGCCCCAACTGGTCAGCTCCTCTTGATCCATTTTGCAGCCTACGCGTGCCACCCCTTTCAGGTAAAATGTCaccttggggcgctataacgtgaagctattccaaacttttctattccaattctgcaatcagcccaccgcgattggttaaaaatttttttggaccacccccacttcacctgtctgtcatgcgacgtcacgaaatccgcgatagctccccatctgatatgacgtgtacacactgattatgcataatttgaccgaacaaaacaaaaatagttactTCTGATTCCACACCtttttgccattatccctcggctattggtgaaaagttttcgggctgcacccacttcacctacctctcacgcgacatcacaaaaccgcaaaaacttaccacgTCAAATTggcgcgtacgcgttaaagatgcattaatatgccgaacgaaactgaattttcttctgaatagccgaaggctgccctgttccgaaaggaacaaaagatggctggcgccgatcgctccggcactggctactcgcccctgccggagagcatgtgtttatttccttgtaataaagcttcttgcgtggccgtgtaacgttttcgagaactttcgacACGTTtccgacctcgttctgccaactctgctgaggatccgttttagcgtcattcttaagcttccgttgcatgccgccgcgattgtcgacgagccaccgcaagaaGTAAGAGGAAGCGGCCAATCGCAtacgtcggcaccaccctcttcatcaggttatcgatattcagtgcagtggctcggccccatcgaatccctctcaacTTGAgcatgcttctcgcctcttgtgagccaattagataagacaagccgctcagtgcataCAATGTtgctcgtttttcaagcaaacaaaagcaacctcctatgaacgaggggagcatttgattggtttgttcagacaaccctgcgggtgaccgcccgatgatTGCGTCGGCGGGGACGCAAATTTgaggtcaggagattggaatagaacatattggaatagttttacgttatacggcccttgGTTTAGAGCAGCGTTGGGGCCCACCTGTTGTGGGCGCTGATGCGCTTGTACATGGCTATCCAATATCCAACATCCAAACCATCCTTGACAGAAAAAGTTCCCGGGTCCCGTCattggtgcaaaaacaacaacaacaacaaaaaaaaacaaagataatCAGAGGAGCCTGTGACTGCTGCGCTGTAGCCGCTTCAGTGGTCATCGCGGAGCAATCAAGACGGCGACCGCTTTAATGTTCCGCGCTTGGTTGACAAAACGGGCACGCAGGGAAGGCTTACCCCGCACCTCCGCGAAAAGAGGATGTTACGGGGATAGCCGCACGTTCACAAATTATAATCATTTACGAGGTTACATAAGCGACAGGTAGCCGCGACGGATGCAAGGCTCTCGCGTGCCTCTGGcaacttcgtatagctgtcgtCATCGTCCAACGGACAGTAGCAGCCCCTCCTCTGTCGCGTGACAGTATAAGTCACACGCACATTTCTGTAGGCAGCGCAGGAAAGGTTATGTGTATGCACCTGCTGTCTGGGCTTGATCAGGCCGTGGTTGACGGGACATGTCATTGCGGTTAATACTGATGCGCACACTTCTGCCGAGTCATGCCAGTGGCGATAGGCTGCTGAACTTGAGGCCACGGGTTCGATACTTGACGCGGCGACCGCTTTCCCATGGGGTCGGagtgcaaaaatgcttgtgtgctgTACACTGGGTGCACAGTATGAAGAACACCAGGTGTGAAATTTTACTGCGCGGTGCCGCACTACGGCGCGCTTCGTAATAGCATCGTTGTTCTGGCACGCGAGGCCCCAGAATTAATTTTAAACTGAAACGCTCATATCTGAGATCCAACTATGACCTATACTTACGGCCACATGCTCTTTGTAGGTTCCCTAATGCCAAAAGACAGatgcatgttttttttaaaaGTTTCCTGTGGCTATCTTCTTGGGCACTTATGTTCTTTCAAGTTCGAATGGAGTCCGAACAGAGAATGTTCTTGGAGGATCGAAAGTATTTATGAATGACGCAATGTCAGGGAGTCACTTTGGCTGCCCAGGACGTAAGCGTTAAATTGTGTAATGCGGAAATTTTCTCTATTCAACGTCAGGCACTTCAGAGAATTGGTCGCGATGTCCTGGTGGTTCTGGTCGTGGAACGCaagtattttttatatttttttttgccgttgATATTCACAAAATATGCTGTGGAAAAGCCTTCCATTTTTTTAGGAAACAAAAATATTATCTCTTATAGTGGGTTCTGTAACTTTCCTGCTTCTAATTGAGGAACACAGGAAAATTAGgccagaacagccacgcatggaTCTGGCAAGCGCAAAAGTGCCGCCAAGATTAAACTATTTCGCACTTGTGCGCCGCTACCGCACCGGCCACACAAAAGCTCAAACTAAAGATACTTACAGACTGCAGCGTGATTGTATAATGTGGTGAAACAATAAAGCATCACGGAATCTACCTCTCTTGCATTCAGTACGAGTAAGGTTGAGTTCAGTACGAGTCGTGCAAATACTAAGCAGAGATGAGGAGATCCGGTGAGAGAAAAAGCGCCATCCCGAGCCTTGCGAAATTTAGTGGCGCCATCTTGTTAAAGCTGCCCGCAAAAGCACACACATGTGTACACCAAGCTTTAGAAAAACCCGTGAGGTCTTTGTTGAAGATGTACAGATTGAACTTACGAAAGTTTAGATGCGTTCTATACAAACGTGCTAGGTGCAGTTTCTCATTTTTGCATCAAGTATTTCTATAATATGTGTCGCAATATAGAACAAACTCAACCATTTTAAAATAATTGCGGCAGCCACAACATCATGGCGACGCGTTTGCGCTTTCCATCTTTGTAACGCGCTGTTCATTCAGATTTGGTTATATTAACTTGACGTAAAATTCAAGAAATCTGGTCTGCAAAAACTTACTGTGGCCGGCCAGAGTCATTTCGCCTTGGCTGTCGAACTCCAACACTTCCTTCATGGCATACACGTCGCAAAGTTTAAGCCCGAAGAGGTTATTTACGATATCCGGACTTGGCACTGCGAGGAATTCGACGAGGCATATAATGGGATTGTTGACCGAACCTGGAGCGAAAAGACGGCAATTTTTTGTTATTACCTAAATAACCACGATCTCCATTCATCAAGGCGGCTCCACTGAAAAACACAACCTAGAAATTCAAGGTAATAAGGGAAATTTAAATTCTTTATCCACACCTTCCAATTAAAACTACAGTTGCTTTGATATACAAATGCACAACGTCCGCCATTTTGTATATTCACGACGATTACAAGCAAAGCTGTTACTTTCGAGTAGGGGCAATGAAAATCTTAGTTGTATGTACTTAGCCCCATACTTTACGCTACTTTCATATGATTAGGCCGTTGGAAACCTTGCCAACATATAACGTTTTTGAGACGTTGCTAAGGAATTTTTTACGAAGGCAATAACTCATCCACGTATAATTTGCTGCAGAAGAGCGCTGGACATAAAATTTATCCTATCTTCAGTAAAGTCGATTTCGATAGTACCTATAGCTCACACTGTAAAAAAACAGCTGTTAATTTAAAGAAAGTCTACAGAAATTTTCGCCAAGTGCTCTGTTACAGAAAcctgtaaaaaaagaacagaaattttCGGTT
Proteins encoded in this window:
- the LOC129383127 gene encoding uncharacterized protein, yielding MKEVLEFDSQGEMTLAGHTGLAAVDTFLTESYGTHSGVLNAHQGEIHASGYCPDSNLIDAVNNDVLNLMGFYLRLRAGWTVSDAINFLDDLFASVTGTVYMEVQAADIPKITTDMQRYFTVLVVLPPAVHKDSLEHLKVATLANPFRHINDTIENATKTLPNLKICAAFTMAALKSASAVGKIDKPGDPADSVTPVKQSEVCTLPNAKQDKKDKSMYIAGAPFYSFDTNKTMFEKVRDILTRYNQLCLGAINVLHDDCHEFALLKMAKTVFDKNFD